Part of the Paracoccus sp. MC1862 genome, GACGCGCTGTTCCTGCCCGAAACCCGCGCGGCCTACCGCCGGATCGTCAACCAGGGCTGGACCGACGCGATCCGCATCACGGACCCCCATGCCACCCGCGGCCCCTTTACCTTCTGGGATTACCAGCGCCAGTCTTGGGAACGCGACAACGGCATCCGCATCGACCACCTGCTGCTGTCGCCGCAGGCGGCCGACCTAATGCGGGGGGCAGGCATCGATCGCGACCAGCGCGCGGGCGACAAGCCCAGCGACCACGTTCCCGTCTGGGTCGAGCTTTCCGCCTGAAGCCGCCGCGTTCTCTCTTGCCCGCGGAACCGGGCCGGGCTTAGGGTGCCGGGCCATGGACCAGCCCAGCGACACGACCATCACCGAAATCACCCCCTCTGCGCGGGTCGAGACCGCCCTGCACGGCTGGCGCGCCAAGTGCCTGCAACGGCTGATCCGCATGGACCTGCCGGTGCCGCGCAGCTTCGCCATTCCCGTCGCCGCCGTCCGCGCCATCGCCGCGGGCCGTCCGCTGCCCGGCGCCGATCTCGGGCGGCTGATCGGTTGCACCGGGGGGTTGCTGGGGGTGCGGCCCTCGGCGCTGGACCCGGAATGGGGCGGGCCACGATCGGTCCTGAACGTCGGCATGAACGCTGCCCGCCATGCCGAGCTGACCCGGAGGCTTGGTGTCGAGGCGGCGGACGCGCTGTATCGCGGCTTCGTGCAGGCCTATGCGATCCATGTCGCCCGGCTCGACCCCGACATGTTCAGCGATTCGACCGCGACCCTGGCCGAGGCGCTGGACAACTACCAGGACGAGACCGACGAGGAGTTCCCGCAGGACCCCGAGCGGCAACTGGTCGAGGTGCTGCGGTCCATGGCGCGCGCATGGGAAGGCCCGACAGCGCGGCTGCTGCGGCAGGCCAAGGGCGCCCCTGCGGATGCGCCACTGGGCCTGGTCGTGCAGGACATGGCGCTGGCCATGGGGCCGGGCGTCACCGGCTCGGGCACCATCCAGTTCATCGACAGCGTGACCGGCACGCCGCGGATCACCGGGCGCTTCCGCGGCCAGACGCAGGGCCGGGCGCAACGCCACGACGCCGAGTCGATCTACCTGACCCGCGACCCGCGCGGCCCCTCGCTGGAGGAGGCCGCGCCCGAGGTCTTCGCCGACCTCGTCCGCTTCGGCGTCGCCGCCCGTGAGCGGCTGCGCGAAGAAATGCAGATCGAGTTCGTCGTGGCCGACAGCCGCTTGTCGCTGATCGACGCGGTGCGGGTGCAGCGGTCCTCGCGCGCGGCGGTGCGGATCGCGGTGGGGCTTGCCCTTGACGGCATCATCCCGCCGGAACAGGCGTTGATGCGGGTTCAGCCCCGGGCGCTGACCGACCTGCTGCACCACCAGGTCGATCCCCGCGCGCCCCGCGACGTCATCACCGGCGGCATGGCCGCCAGCCCCGGCGCCGCGACCGGCCGCATCGTCTTTTCCGCCGCCGCCGCCCAGGCCGCAGCGGCGCGGGGTGAATCCTGCGTGCTGGTCCGCCGCGAGACGCTGCCCGAGGATATCCGGGGGATGCACGCCTCGGTCGCGGTGCTCACGGAACGCGGCGGCATGTCCAGCCACGCCGCTGTCATCGCGCGGGGGCTGGGGCTGCCCTGCATCGTCGGCGCATCCGGCATCCATATCGACGTGCGCGGGCGGGTGATGCGCGTGGGCGAGCGCAGCTTCCGCGAAGGCGAGCAGATCACGGTGGACGGCACCTCGGGCGAGATCCTCGGAGGCGCCGCCGCCATGCTGGAACCGGCGCTGGACGACAGCTTCAACCAGTTGCTGGAATGGGCCGACGCCGCCCGCACGATGGGCGTGCGTGCCAATGCCGACACGCCGCAGGACGCCACCTGCGCGCGCCGCTTCGGCGCCCAGGGCATCGGCCTTTGCCGCACCGAACACATGTTCTTCGACGACGCCCGCCTGCCCGCCATGCGCGAGATGATCTTCGCCGACCGGGCCGAGGACCGCCGCCTCGCGCTTGACCGCCTGCTGCCGATGCAGCGGGGCGATTTCACCACCCTGTTCCGCATCATGGACGGCTATCCCGTCACCATCCGCCTGTTCGACCCGCCCCTGCACGAGTTCCTGCCCCATGACCGGGAGGGGATGCGGGAACTGGCCGAATCGCTGGACCTGCCGCTGTCGGACGTGGTCCGCCGGGTCGAGGCGCTGACCGAATACAACCCCATGCTGGGGATGCGCGGGGTGCGGCTGGGCATCACCGTCCCCGAGATCTACGAGATGCAGGCCCGGGCCATCTTCGAGGCCGCGGTCGAGGTCGGCCGCGACGGCCACAGCGTCGTGCCCGAGATCATGATCCCGCTGGTCAGTGCCATGCGCGAGGTCGAGATGGTCCGCCACCGGATCGAGGGCATCGCCGCCGCCGTCCGCGCCGAAAGCCGCGCCGAGTTCACCTATCGCCTTGGCGTCATGGTGGAAACGCCGCGCGCCGCCCTGCGGGCGGGCGACATAGCCGAACATTGCGCCTTTCTGTCCTTCGGCACGAACGACCTGACCCAGATGACCTATGGCCTGTCGCGCGACGACGCCGCCCGCTTCATGGGCAGCTATGTCGCGCAAGGGGTCTATGCCGAGGACCCCTTTCATATCCTCGACCAGGACGGCGTGGGCGAACTTGTCCTGATCGGCGCCCAGCGGGCGCGGGCGCACAAGGCGGGCATCACCGTCGCCATGTGCGGCGAGCACGCCGGAAATCCCGAATCCATCGCCTTCTGCCAGCGCGCGGGGCTGGATTACGTCAGTTGCTCGCCCTTCCGGGTGCCGGTCGCGCGGCTGGCCGCAGCGCAAGAGGCCGTTCTCTGCCGGTTGGCCGAAACAGCGCGGGATGATTCGGACCTGGAACTGATCGCCGGTTCCGTCGAAGGTCGGACAAGGTTCCGCTGAACGCCGATTTTCGCCGAAGCGCGCCAACTCGCTCGGCGGGTTCTTGCCCGAATTGTCTGTTCTGGCTGCGGTTCCCGTCCTCACGGTTTGTTTGACTGGCGCAGTCTGTCGCAAGCCGCGCATGTCCCCTTCCAGCAACCGCGACGGCGGGCCCAGGCCCCTCGCGGCATGGAAACGACAGGACGACCTTGATGAGCAAGCTGTTAAAAAGGCTGGCGCAAGTTGCAGTGTGTTTTGCGCTCGCCCTGCCGACCCTTTCTGACGGGGCCTTTGCCCAGAATGCGCGCAGCGCAGCCGGCGGACCCGAGCGGGTGATCCAGGCCAAGGCGGGCGGTGCCTCGAACGCCTCGCTGCAATGCCTGACCGAGGCGCTTTACCACGAGGCACGGGGCGAGTCGGTGAAGGGACAGCGGGCGGTGGCCGAGGTCATCCTGAACCGTGTCGATCACCCGGCCTTCCCCGGCTCGGTCTGCGGGGTCATCAACCAGCCCAAGCAGTTCAGCTACAAGGGCAAGGTCGGCCGGATGCGCGACCGCGCGGCAGCCCAGCGCGCCCAGAAGATCGCGACCGAGGCCTTGGCCGGCGCGCCGCGCAGCCTGACCGGGGGTGCCACCTATTTCCACACCACCTATGTCAAGCCGTCCTGGGCCAAGCGCTTCACCCGGACGACCAGGATCGGCGCCCATATCTTCTATCGCCGCGCCGACGGGCAGCGGGTCGCCTCGAACTGACGAGCTTTTCGCTGCGGATGGCTGGCCTCGCCCTTGCGGCGGGGCCTTGTTCGTTCCAACAGGGGCCATGAGCATCCCCGACCGCATCCACCTGCGCGACCACGTCGTTGCCGCCGAGATCGGCGCCTTCCAGAGCGAACGCGGCCAGACCCAG contains:
- a CDS encoding putative PEP-binding protein codes for the protein MDQPSDTTITEITPSARVETALHGWRAKCLQRLIRMDLPVPRSFAIPVAAVRAIAAGRPLPGADLGRLIGCTGGLLGVRPSALDPEWGGPRSVLNVGMNAARHAELTRRLGVEAADALYRGFVQAYAIHVARLDPDMFSDSTATLAEALDNYQDETDEEFPQDPERQLVEVLRSMARAWEGPTARLLRQAKGAPADAPLGLVVQDMALAMGPGVTGSGTIQFIDSVTGTPRITGRFRGQTQGRAQRHDAESIYLTRDPRGPSLEEAAPEVFADLVRFGVAARERLREEMQIEFVVADSRLSLIDAVRVQRSSRAAVRIAVGLALDGIIPPEQALMRVQPRALTDLLHHQVDPRAPRDVITGGMAASPGAATGRIVFSAAAAQAAAARGESCVLVRRETLPEDIRGMHASVAVLTERGGMSSHAAVIARGLGLPCIVGASGIHIDVRGRVMRVGERSFREGEQITVDGTSGEILGGAAAMLEPALDDSFNQLLEWADAARTMGVRANADTPQDATCARRFGAQGIGLCRTEHMFFDDARLPAMREMIFADRAEDRRLALDRLLPMQRGDFTTLFRIMDGYPVTIRLFDPPLHEFLPHDREGMRELAESLDLPLSDVVRRVEALTEYNPMLGMRGVRLGITVPEIYEMQARAIFEAAVEVGRDGHSVVPEIMIPLVSAMREVEMVRHRIEGIAAAVRAESRAEFTYRLGVMVETPRAALRAGDIAEHCAFLSFGTNDLTQMTYGLSRDDAARFMGSYVAQGVYAEDPFHILDQDGVGELVLIGAQRARAHKAGITVAMCGEHAGNPESIAFCQRAGLDYVSCSPFRVPVARLAAAQEAVLCRLAETARDDSDLELIAGSVEGRTRFR
- a CDS encoding cell wall hydrolase, coding for MSKLLKRLAQVAVCFALALPTLSDGAFAQNARSAAGGPERVIQAKAGGASNASLQCLTEALYHEARGESVKGQRAVAEVILNRVDHPAFPGSVCGVINQPKQFSYKGKVGRMRDRAAAQRAQKIATEALAGAPRSLTGGATYFHTTYVKPSWAKRFTRTTRIGAHIFYRRADGQRVASN